A section of the Triticum dicoccoides isolate Atlit2015 ecotype Zavitan chromosome 7A, WEW_v2.0, whole genome shotgun sequence genome encodes:
- the LOC119329379 gene encoding phenylcoumaran benzylic ether reductase Pyrc5-like — translation MASVAGEGRSRVLVIGGTGYIGRFIVAASAREGHPTAVLVRDAAPADPAKAAVLQGFRDAGVTIVKGDMYDHESLVTAIKSADVVISAVGYQQLPDQTLIISAIKEVGHVKRFFPSEYGNDVDRNHAVEPAKTVFGGKARIRRAIEAEGIPYTYVSSNFFAGRFLRSLAQIGVTEPPTEKVLIMGDGNVKGIFAAEEDVGTYTIKAVDDPRTLNKILYLRPPSNTLSHNELVSLWEKKLGKTLERVYLPEDELLKKIRESSAPLNVALAISHSVWLKGDHTNFEIDPSFGVEATQLYPDVPYITVDEYLNRFL, via the exons ATGGCGTCGGTTGCAGGTGAGGGGAGGAGCCGGGTGCTGGTGATAGGCGGCACGGGCTACATAGGCCGCTTCATCGTCGCCGCCAGCGCACGCGAGGGCCACCCCACCGCCGTCCTCGTCCGCGACGCCGCGCCCGCCGACCCAGCCAAGGCCGCCGTCCTCCAGGGATTCCGCGATGCCGGCGTCACCATCGTCAAG GGTGATATGTATGATCATGAGAGCCTGGTGACAGCCATTAAATCAGCAGATGTTGTGATCTCGGCCGTGGGTTATCAACAGCTACCGGATCAAACTCTCATTATCTCGGCAATTAAGGAAGTTGGGCATGTAAAG AGATTCTTCCCATCAGAGTATGGTAATGATGTGGATCGTAACCATGCAGTTGAACCTGCAAAGACAGTATTCGGTGGGAAAGCTCGTATAAGGCGTGCCATTGAGGCTGAGGGGATTCCCTACACATATGTCTCTTCCAACTTCTTTGCTGGTCGTTTCTTGCGAAGCCTTGCGCAGATTGGGGTCACGGAGCCTCCAACCGAGAAGGTTCTCATTATGGGTGATGGAAATGTAAAAG GAATCTTTGCGGCGGAAGAAGACGTGGGAACCTACACTATTAAAGCTGTAGATGATCCAAGGACCCTGAACAAAATCCTATATCTGAGGCCACCAAGTAACACTTTGTCCCATAATGAGCTTGTCTCACTCTGGGAGAAGAAACTTGGTAAGACACTTGAGAGGGTGTACCTCCCAGAGGACGAACTCCTGAAGAAGATTCGAG AGTCATCAGCGCCGCTGAATGTAGCACTGGCAATCAGCCACTCTGTCTGGTTGAAGGGGGACCACACTAACTTTGAGATCGACCCATCATTTGGAGTTGAAGCCACTCAGCTTTACCCTGATGTGCCTTACATTACCGTGGATGAATACCTAAATAGGTTCCTTTAA
- the LOC119330077 gene encoding toMV susceptible protein tm-1(GCR26)-like isoform X1 codes for MEVLCIGTADTKLEELLFLATRLRSSLAASASASAPKVKVSIVDVSTTKTVPTQDSKDIAVIARDTVLSCHPDSSQQDLPDDRGEAIALMSKALQSFLKNRYEAGTLVAAVGLGGSGGTALIAPALRSLPLGVPKLIVSTVASGNTAPYVGTSDLVLFPSVVDICGINSVSRVILSNAASAVAGLVCGILMASSESDETDTKLTVGITMFGVTTQCANAVKDRLNKEGYETLVFHATGVGGKAMEELVRGGFIQGVLDITTTEVADYIVGGIMACDETRFDAVIDKKIPLVLSVGALDMVNFGAHDTIPAAFSDRKIHIHNEQISLMRTTVEENKKFAQFIADKLNKSLSTVTVCLPQKGISAIDAPGMPFYDPEATSALLDELNTRLVKTENRQLKLLPYHINDPEFANALVDAFLSMDIKASSAITQKNNMVLPKQDTNEKESSSGQKTSDSSIIWRPPVDFPDARPETLQKTKSILHKLKQQIGEGIPVIGAGAGTGISAKFEEAGGVDLIVLYNSGRFRMAGRGSLAGLLPFADANAIVLEMANEVLPVVKEVPVLAGVCATDPFRRMDYFLKQLEAIGFCGVQNFPTVGLFDGNFRQNLEETGMGYSMEVEMISRAHSMGFLTTPYAFNPEEGAAMAKAGAHIVVAHMGLTTAGSIGAKTAATLDDSIVQVQAIADAAVGVNPDIIVLCHGGPISGPREAEFVLKNTNRVHGFYGASSMERLPVEQAITNTMREYKRMSLK; via the exons ATGGAGGTGCTCTGCATCGGGACGGCCGACACCAAGCTGGAGGAGCTGCTCTTCCTCGCCACTCGCCTCCGCTCCAgcctcgccgcctccgcctccgcctccgccccaaag GTTAAAGTAAGCATAGTGGATGTCTCCACAACTAAAACAGTACCAACACAAGATTCTAAAGATATTGCAGTTATTGCAAGAGATACAGTTCTCTCATGCCATCCGGATTCCAGCCAGCAAGATCTTCCAGATGACAGAGGTGAAGCGATTGCGCTTATGTCAAAGGCCCTTCAGAGCTTTCTGAAAAACAGATATGAGGCCGGCACCCTGGTTGCTGCTGTTGGCCTAGGAGGAAGTGGAGGAACCGCACTAATTGCCCCTGCTCTAAGATCCCTACCACTTGGAGTGCCTAAGCTTATTGTATCCACTGTTGCTAGTGGCAATACTGCACCCTATGTTGGAACATCTGACTTGGTATTGTTTCCTTCAGTTGTTGACATATGTGGAATAAACAGTGTCAGCCGTGTTATATTGTCGAATGCTGCTTCAGCTGTTGCCGGATTGGTATGTGGGATATTAATGGCTTCCAGTGAATCAGATGAAACAGACACAAAGCTGACTGTTGGAATTACAATGTTTGGTGTTACCACACAATGTGCAAATGCGGTCAAAGATAGACTGAACAAAGAAGGGTATGAGACGCTTGTATTCCATGCCACTGGTGTCGGAGGCAAAGCAATGGAAGAACTAGTTAGAGGTGGTTTCATACAG GGTGTATTGGACATAACAACAACAGAAGTTGCGGATTACATTGTTGGAGGTATCATGGCATGTGATGAGACCAGGTTTGATGCGGTTATAGATAAAAAGATTCCTCTGGTTCTCAGTGTTGGGGCCTTGGATATGGTTAACTTTGGAGCTCATGATACAATACCTGCTGCTTTCTCAGACAGAAAGATCCACATACATAATGAACAG ATTTCGTTGATGCGGACGACTGTGGAGGAGAACAAGAAATTTGCTCAGTTTATTGCTGACAAGCTGAACAAGTCTTTATCTACAGTTACTGTTTGCCTTCCACAGAAGGGCATCTCTGCAATTGATGCACCTGGAATGCCGTTTTATGATCCTGAGGCTACATCTGCACTATTGGATGAGTTAAATACTCGTCTTGTCAAAACTGAGAACAGACAG CTGAAGCTGCTTCCTTATCATATAAACGATCCTGAATTTGCCAATGCCTTGGTGGATGCATTCTTGAGTATGGATATAAAGGCCTCTAGTGCCATAACTCAGAAAAACAACATGGTCCTACCAAAGCAAGACACAAATGAAAAGGAATCTTCTTCAGGACAGAAGACTTCAGATAGTTCTATCATATGGAGACCCCCAGTGGATTTCCCTGATGCAAGACCAG AAACTTTGCAAAAAACAAAGTCAATACTACATAAGTTAAAGCAACAAATCGGTGAGGGTATTCCTGTAATTGGAGCCGGTGCTGGTACGGGCATATCCGCGAAGTTCGAAGAAGCTGGTGGGGTTGATCTGATTGTGTTGTACAATTCCGGGAGGTTTCGTATGGCTGGAAGGGGCTCATTAGCAGGGCTCCTACCATTTGCTGACGCAAATGCAATTGTACTTGAGATGGCCAATGAAGTGTTGCCT GTCGTTAAAGAAGTTCCTGTTCTTGCTGGGGTTTGCGCTACTGATCCATTTCGTAGAATGGATTACTTTCTTAAACAGCTAGAAGCCATTGGATTTTGTGGTgtccaaaattttcctacggttggtCTGTTTGATGGGAACTTCAGACAGAACTTGGAAGAAACTGGAATGGGCTACAG CATGGAAGTGGAGATGATCTCAAGGGCTCACAGCATGGGTTTCCTGACGACCCCGTATGCTTTCAATCCAGAAGAAGGCGCTGCCATGGCCAAGGCCGGAGCGCACATTGTAGTCGCGCATATGGGCCTCACAACAGCTGGATCGATCGGCGCAAAGACGGCCGCCACATTAGATGACAGCATTGTCCAGGTTCAAGCCATTGCCGATGCCGCGGTCGGCGTCAACCCTGACATCATCGTTCTCTGCCATGGAG GTCCCATATCAGGGCCCCGAGAGGCGGAGTTTGTCCTGAAGAACACGAACCGGGTCCATGGATTCTACGGCGCCTCAAGCATGGAGAGGCTGCCGGTTGAGCAGGCCATCACAAACACCATGAGGGAGTACAAACGCATGTCTCTGAAATGA
- the LOC119327337 gene encoding protein POOR HOMOLOGOUS SYNAPSIS 1-like, translated as MAGAGGRSRERLTSRAEEAAGGKRRRQRWEVEFARYFAKPRRAPSTPPPPGLRYISRGKQLHQGTWLLAASPAALCISRPTHSFAARVLTVSIGDVVYEEHYVSILNFSWPQVACVTECPVRGSRVVFVSFCDRSKQVQKFAVRFARLSDAESFLNSVKELSSNTMDIMPSGSDYMCEHEDSSSSEYIPSNGLQYRPDEAVSFEEPTSDHRTDAPAVGYHMEPDQPVLQSPIATNINSICSGFPEGCSGFPEGYSGFPEGYSGSVKIERDGGPFPATITDHAPEKAYILDTRLDAAGGNSVADKGKGAGKEIDVSDVTRDILAGIETYVGDDSFHDMLSKLDKAIDELGGDMLLAS; from the exons ATGGCGGGCGCCGGCGGCAGGAGCAGGGAGCGGCTCACGTCGCGCGCGGAGGAGGCTGCGGGGGGCAAGCGGCGGAGGCAGAGGTGGGAGGTGGAGTTCGCGCGCTACTTCGCGAAGCCGCGGCGCGCCccctcgacgccgccgcccccCGGCCTCCGCTACATATCCCGCGGCAAGCAACTCCACCAGGGCACCTGGCTCCTGGCCGCCTCCCCCGCCGCCCTCTGCATCTCTCGCCCCACCCACTCCTTCGCCGCCCGCGTCCTCACCGTCTCCATCGGCGACGTCGTCTAC GAGGAGCACTATGTGTCTATCCTCAACTTCTCATGGCCACAGGTTGCATGCGTGACAGAGTGCCCAGTTAGAGGGAGCAGGGTGGTGTTCGTGAGCTTTTGTGATAGGTCCAAACAG GTCCAGAAGTTTGCTGTACGTTTCGCTCGCCTCAGTGATGCAGAATCATTCTTGAATAGTGTGAAG GAACTCTCAAGCAACACCATGGATATCATGCCATCTGGAAGCGACTATATGTGTGAGCATGAAGATTCATCATCATCTGAATATATTCCTTCTAATGGACTTCAATACAG GCCTGATGAAGCGGTAAGCTTTGAGGAGCCAACTTCTGATCACAGGACAGATGCACCTGCTGTTGGCTACCACATGGAACCAGATCAGCCTGTTCTTCAATCTCCCATTGCTACAAATATCAATAGCATCTGCTCTGGTTTTCCTGAGGGTTGCTCTGGCTTCCCTGAGGGTTACTCTGGTTTCCCTGAGGGTTACTCTGGTTCAGTTAAAATTGAGAGAG ATGGAGGACCCTTTCCAGCAACTATAACTGATCATGCTCCTGAAAAG GCCTACATACTGGACACTCGGCTTGATG CTGCCGGTGGAAATTCGGTTGCTGATAAAGGAAAGGGTGCTGGTAAAGAGATTGATGTTAGTGACGTAACACGTGATATTTTGGCAGGGATAGAG ACATATGTGGGGGATGACTCTTTTCATG ATATGCTGTCCAAGCTCGACAAAGCCATTGATGAACTGGGTGGTGACATGTTGCTTGCCTCTTGA
- the LOC119330077 gene encoding toMV resistance protein Tm-1(GCR237)-like isoform X2 — protein MEVLCIGTADTKLEELLFLATRLRSSLAASASASAPKVKVSIVDVSTTKTVPTQDSKDIAVIARDTVLSCHPDSSQQDLPDDRGEAIALMSKALQSFLKNRYEAGTLVAAVGLGGSGGTALIAPALRSLPLGVPKLIVSTVASGNTAPYVGTSDLVLFPSVVDICGINSVSRVILSNAASAVAGLVCGILMASSESDETDTKLTVGITMFGVTTQCANAVKDRLNKEGYETLVFHATGVGGKAMEELVRGGFIQGVLDITTTEVADYIVGGIMACDETRFDAVIDKKIPLVLSVGALDMVNFGAHDTIPAAFSDRKIHIHNEQISLMRTTVEENKKFAQFIADKLNKSLSTVTVCLPQKGISAIDAPGMPFYDPEATSALLDELNTRLVKTENRQLKLLPYHINDPEFANALVDAFLSMDIKASSAITQKNNMVLPKQDTNEKESSSGQKTSDSSIIWRPPVDFPDARPETLQKTKSILHKLKQQIGEGIPVIGAGAGTGISAKFEEAGGVDLIVLYNSGRFRMAGRGSLAGLLPFADANAIVLEMANEVLPVVKEVPVLAGVCATDPFRRMDYFLKQLEAIGFCGVQNFPTVGLFDGNFRQNLEETGMGYRIWILFQ, from the exons ATGGAGGTGCTCTGCATCGGGACGGCCGACACCAAGCTGGAGGAGCTGCTCTTCCTCGCCACTCGCCTCCGCTCCAgcctcgccgcctccgcctccgcctccgccccaaag GTTAAAGTAAGCATAGTGGATGTCTCCACAACTAAAACAGTACCAACACAAGATTCTAAAGATATTGCAGTTATTGCAAGAGATACAGTTCTCTCATGCCATCCGGATTCCAGCCAGCAAGATCTTCCAGATGACAGAGGTGAAGCGATTGCGCTTATGTCAAAGGCCCTTCAGAGCTTTCTGAAAAACAGATATGAGGCCGGCACCCTGGTTGCTGCTGTTGGCCTAGGAGGAAGTGGAGGAACCGCACTAATTGCCCCTGCTCTAAGATCCCTACCACTTGGAGTGCCTAAGCTTATTGTATCCACTGTTGCTAGTGGCAATACTGCACCCTATGTTGGAACATCTGACTTGGTATTGTTTCCTTCAGTTGTTGACATATGTGGAATAAACAGTGTCAGCCGTGTTATATTGTCGAATGCTGCTTCAGCTGTTGCCGGATTGGTATGTGGGATATTAATGGCTTCCAGTGAATCAGATGAAACAGACACAAAGCTGACTGTTGGAATTACAATGTTTGGTGTTACCACACAATGTGCAAATGCGGTCAAAGATAGACTGAACAAAGAAGGGTATGAGACGCTTGTATTCCATGCCACTGGTGTCGGAGGCAAAGCAATGGAAGAACTAGTTAGAGGTGGTTTCATACAG GGTGTATTGGACATAACAACAACAGAAGTTGCGGATTACATTGTTGGAGGTATCATGGCATGTGATGAGACCAGGTTTGATGCGGTTATAGATAAAAAGATTCCTCTGGTTCTCAGTGTTGGGGCCTTGGATATGGTTAACTTTGGAGCTCATGATACAATACCTGCTGCTTTCTCAGACAGAAAGATCCACATACATAATGAACAG ATTTCGTTGATGCGGACGACTGTGGAGGAGAACAAGAAATTTGCTCAGTTTATTGCTGACAAGCTGAACAAGTCTTTATCTACAGTTACTGTTTGCCTTCCACAGAAGGGCATCTCTGCAATTGATGCACCTGGAATGCCGTTTTATGATCCTGAGGCTACATCTGCACTATTGGATGAGTTAAATACTCGTCTTGTCAAAACTGAGAACAGACAG CTGAAGCTGCTTCCTTATCATATAAACGATCCTGAATTTGCCAATGCCTTGGTGGATGCATTCTTGAGTATGGATATAAAGGCCTCTAGTGCCATAACTCAGAAAAACAACATGGTCCTACCAAAGCAAGACACAAATGAAAAGGAATCTTCTTCAGGACAGAAGACTTCAGATAGTTCTATCATATGGAGACCCCCAGTGGATTTCCCTGATGCAAGACCAG AAACTTTGCAAAAAACAAAGTCAATACTACATAAGTTAAAGCAACAAATCGGTGAGGGTATTCCTGTAATTGGAGCCGGTGCTGGTACGGGCATATCCGCGAAGTTCGAAGAAGCTGGTGGGGTTGATCTGATTGTGTTGTACAATTCCGGGAGGTTTCGTATGGCTGGAAGGGGCTCATTAGCAGGGCTCCTACCATTTGCTGACGCAAATGCAATTGTACTTGAGATGGCCAATGAAGTGTTGCCT GTCGTTAAAGAAGTTCCTGTTCTTGCTGGGGTTTGCGCTACTGATCCATTTCGTAGAATGGATTACTTTCTTAAACAGCTAGAAGCCATTGGATTTTGTGGTgtccaaaattttcctacggttggtCTGTTTGATGGGAACTTCAGACAGAACTTGGAAGAAACTGGAATGGGCTACAG GATATGGATTCTGTTTCAGTGA